CCTCAACTTTCTCTAACACCCCGCCTAGCGCCAAGAAGCTTAAGAAAGCCCCCGCTGCGAAGAAGTCCAGTGGAAATCCCCTCTCAGAGATCGAGAACGACAGCGTGATGATCGACGACGAGGAGCCTGCCGCGCCAAAGACCAAGAAGAATGCCACCGATACCTACCAGAAGCTCACCCAACTGGAGCACATCATCAAGCGTCCCGATACCTACATTGGTTCCGTCGAGCCCACTGAGCAACCCATGTGGGTTTTCAACAAGGAGACGAAGCTCATGGAGTACCGCAAAGTCACATTCGTCCCTGGTCTGTACAAGATTTTTGACGAAATTCTTGTCAACGCCGCCGACAACAAGCAGCGCGATGCCACCATGACTACCATGAAGATTACCGTTGATCGCGAGGCAGGCGAGATCTCCGTTGAGAACAACGGTAAAGGCATTCCCGTCGAGATTCACGGCAAGGAAAAGATCTACATCCCCGAGATGATCTTCGGTCACCTCTTGACTGGTTCCAactacgacgacgacgagaagAAGACGGTCGGTGGTCGCAACGGTTACGGAGCCAAGCTGTGTAACGTCTTCAGTGAGCAGTTCACTCTTGAGTGCCAGGACTCCAACAACGGAAAGAGATACAAGCAGGTCTGGACCGACAACATGAGCAAGTGTGGCAAGGCGAAGATTTCCAGCAGCAAGACTAGCGACTTTGTCCGCGTCACCTTCAAGCCTGACTTCAAGCGCTTTAGCATGACAGGTATCGACGATGATCTGGAGGCTCTCATCAACCGTCGCGTCTACGACATGGCGGGTACTGTTCGCGGTATCAAGGTGTACTTGAACGGCACCCACATCAAGCTCGCGTTCAAGGGCTACTGTGAGATGTATGCCAAGGCCATCTCCAAGGAACGTGGCGCAGAGGAGGGCGTCGAGCCCAAGGTCGTTGTCGAGGTTGACAAGACCGATGCGCACCCCCGATGGGAGGTTGCTTTCACCGTGTCAGACGGCTCCTTCCAGCAAGTTTCGTTCGTCAACTCCATTGCCACAACGTCAGGTGGTACACACGTCAACTATGTTGCCGACCAAATCACCGGCTCGTTGCTCAAAACTCtcgacaagaagaagaagggccaCGCCCTCAAGCAGAACCATATCCGCAATCACATCTTTATCTTTGTGAACTGTCTTGTCAACAACCCAGCCTTCACTTCCCAAACAAAGGAGCAAATGACCACCAAGGTCAGCCAGTTTGGTAGCAAGTGTCCGCTCACTGAGGAATTCCTAAAGAAGATCGCCAAATCAGACGCAATCCAAAACATCATCGACTTTGCCGAGAAGAAGGCGGACAAGATGATGGCCAAGAGCGACGGAAATAAGCGATCCCGCATCAGCAACGCGAAACTAGTTGATGCTAACTTGGCTGGCACTCGCCACGGCCATGAATGTACACTCATTCTCACGGAAGGTGACTCTGCCAAGAGTTTGGCTGTCGCCGGTCGTGCGATCCTGGATCCCGATCGCATCGGAGTTTTCCCCCTTCGTGGTAAGATGCTCAACGTGCGAGATGCGTCCATCGACCAGATTACGAAGAACGCCGAAATCCAGAACATCAAGCAGTTCATGGGTCTCAAGCACAAGCAGACATACACCGACACCAAGAGTCTGCGATATGGTCACCTGATGATCATGGCCGATCAGGATCACGACGGTTCTCATATCAAGGGTCTTCTCATCAACTTCTTGCAAGTCCAGTACCCGTCCTTGCTGCAGATTCCCGACTTCTTCCGGGAATTTATTACTCCTATCGTCAAGGTCTGGCAGGGACCCAATCCGAAGAAACCCCAACGCCTCAAGTCATTCTTCACTCAACCTCAGTACGAGGAGTGGAAGGATAACAACAGGAACGATCTTTCCAGGTGGCACTACAAGTACTTCAAGGGTCTGGGTACCAGTTCAAACGAAGACGCCCAAGTCTACTTTACCAACCTTGATGACCATCTGAAGGAGTTCGACACGATGAAGACTGAGGAGGCCGACCTTTTCGACCTTGCCTTCtccaagaagaaggcggACGCCAGAAAAGAGTGGCTCGGAAGCTTTGTGCCCGGTACTTTCCTCGACCAGTCTACCAAGACCATCTCGTACACCGACTTTGTCAACAAGGAACTCATCCTCTTCTCCATGGCTGATAACATGCGTTCCATTCCTTCTGTTCTAGACGGATTGAAGCCCGGTCAACGTAAAGTCATGTACGCCTGTTTCAAGAGGAACTTGGTCAAAGATCAGAAGGTCGTTGAATTGGCCGGTTACATTTCTGAGCAGACTTCTTACCACCACGGTGAAGTATCTCTGCAGCAGACCATCATTGGACTCGCCCAGACCTTTGTGGGTTCAAACAACATCAACTGCTTAGAGCCCTCCGGAAACTTCGGTTCCCGACTTGCCGGTGGTTCAGATGCTGCCAGCCCTCGTTACATTCACACGAGACTGTCGCCATTTGCAAGGAAGATCTTCTCTCCCCTCGACGAGCCCAACCTGGACTCCCAGTACGAAGACGGAAAGAGGATTGAGCCCAAGGTCTACGCACCAATCATTCCCATGGTTCTTTGCAACGGTGCTGACGGTATCGGTACTGGTTGGAGTACTTCCATCCCCAATTACCATCCAATTGACATTGTTAACAACCTGAAAAGACGCATGGGTCGCCTCGATGGTGAGGATGGCGAGGATGGCGTGTTCCAGACCATGATGCCGTGGTTCCGTGGCTGGAAGGGCACCCCTGAGCAGGCCGAGAAGGATCGCTATAAGTTCAACGGTATTTGCGAGCTTGATGAGAAGACTGGTGAGGTCATCATTACTGAGCTTCCTATCCGCATGTGGACAGATGATTTCAAGGCCAAGCTCGAAGAAGTCATCAGCGGTACTAAAGGCCCAGTTTGGATCAAGGACTACAAGGAATTCAACGACCACAAGAACGTCCACTTTGTTATCCAAATGGACGACAAGCAAGTCAAGGACGTTACGAAGGACGGCCTCATGGAGCGTTTCAAGCTCTCCAAGCAGGTCGCAACCTCCAACTTGGTCGCCTTTGATACCAACGGTCAGATTCGAAAGTACGAAAAGGTGGAAGACATCTTGGAGGAGTTCTATCACTATCGTCTCGATATGTACGCCCAGCGCAAGAAGCATTGGCTGGGTGTCTACCACTCAGACTTCAGAAAGCTTTCTGAGCAAGCCCGCTTCATCAGGGAAATCATCGACGGCAAGCTCGTCGttgcgaagaagaagaagcaggtTCTCGTCGAGGAGCTCGCCAAGCGCAAGTACGAGCCTTTCCCCAGAAACAAGGACAAGAATGTCAAGAAGAAGTCCACCGACGAAGACATGGAGGGCAATGACGACggtgaagaggaggaggccgACGAGCAGACGAACGGCTACGACTACTTGCTTTCTGTTAGTATCCCCTGACCTCACTTACCAAATCTCGTCACTAACAATTATCTCTAGATGCCCATTTGGAACTTGACTTATGAGCGTCTTGAAAGACTTCAGAAGCAAATTGAGAACAAGAAGGCCGAGCACGATGCACTTCTTGCTCTTAGTGAGAAGGACCTCTGGTCAAAGGATCTCGACGAGTTCGTGGCCGAGTGGGAGACCCAGATGGCCATGGACGCTGAAATCCAGACCAACATTCGGAGACTCGGTAGGCGAGTGTCTAAGAAGATTGGTGCTGGCAAGGGTCGGAAGACGAAGAAGGAGGACGATGACTACGCACCCGGGGAGAAGAAGCGTCCTGGGCCCAAAGCCAAGGCTGCCGCCAAGGTCACCGAGAAGGCTGCTGACAGGTTCGCCGCCATGTTCGAGAAGGACAAGACGAAGCCAAAGAAGGAGGACGCTGATTCGGACGCATTCTCGGACAATGACTTTGCAGCTCTTGGTGGCAGAAAGAATGCTGCCAAGCCCGCGGCTGAGCCGACCCGCCCCAGAGCCGCCGCCACCAAGAAGAAGCCCGTCTACCAGCTGAGCGACActgatgacgacgacgaagattTTGCTAGCCTTGGCAAGAGCACCTCTGCTCCGGCGGAGTCGGCGGTCGAGGACGATAACTCTTCGCAGAGCCAGAAGTCCGCAACGGCCAAGAAGCCTGCGCCCAAGAAGTCTGCACCCAAGGTGGAAGAGTTGCTCAgcgacgatgatgacgacTTTGAAAACCTTGGCAGCAAGAAGACCTCCAGCGACAAGGCCGCATCAAAGTCCGCATCGGTTGAGCCTGCACCCAAGAGCAAGCGCGCCGCTGCAACGAAGAAGTACGTCATTGAGGATGAATCTGACGAAGATGACGACTTTCAGAGTGCTGCCGAGATGAGCGCGTCCCCTGAACCGAAGCCTGCAAAGCCCGCCGCCAACGGCAGAAACCA
This is a stretch of genomic DNA from Colletotrichum lupini chromosome 10, complete sequence. It encodes these proteins:
- a CDS encoding topoisomerase IV — encoded protein: MPILQRPSQLLTAPRIITRPSTDPSQKPKAKAAAVKKAPAKKLTQTTLKTKAVPKKRAKPESDDEDGASTFSNTPPSAKKLKKAPAAKKSSGNPLSEIENDSVMIDDEEPAAPKTKKNATDTYQKLTQLEHIIKRPDTYIGSVEPTEQPMWVFNKETKLMEYRKVTFVPGLYKIFDEILVNAADNKQRDATMTTMKITVDREAGEISVENNGKGIPVEIHGKEKIYIPEMIFGHLLTGSNYDDDEKKTVGGRNGYGAKLCNVFSEQFTLECQDSNNGKRYKQVWTDNMSKCGKAKISSSKTSDFVRVTFKPDFKRFSMTGIDDDLEALINRRVYDMAGTVRGIKVYLNGTHIKLAFKGYCEMYAKAISKERGAEEGVEPKVVVEVDKTDAHPRWEVAFTVSDGSFQQVSFVNSIATTSGGTHVNYVADQITGSLLKTLDKKKKGHALKQNHIRNHIFIFVNCLVNNPAFTSQTKEQMTTKVSQFGSKCPLTEEFLKKIAKSDAIQNIIDFAEKKADKMMAKSDGNKRSRISNAKLVDANLAGTRHGHECTLILTEGDSAKSLAVAGRAILDPDRIGVFPLRGKMLNVRDASIDQITKNAEIQNIKQFMGLKHKQTYTDTKSLRYGHLMIMADQDHDGSHIKGLLINFLQVQYPSLLQIPDFFREFITPIVKVWQGPNPKKPQRLKSFFTQPQYEEWKDNNRNDLSRWHYKYFKGLGTSSNEDAQVYFTNLDDHLKEFDTMKTEEADLFDLAFSKKKADARKEWLGSFVPGTFLDQSTKTISYTDFVNKELILFSMADNMRSIPSVLDGLKPGQRKVMYACFKRNLVKDQKVVELAGYISEQTSYHHGEVSLQQTIIGLAQTFVGSNNINCLEPSGNFGSRLAGGSDAASPRYIHTRLSPFARKIFSPLDEPNLDSQYEDGKRIEPKVYAPIIPMVLCNGADGIGTGWSTSIPNYHPIDIVNNLKRRMGRLDGEDGEDGVFQTMMPWFRGWKGTPEQAEKDRYKFNGICELDEKTGEVIITELPIRMWTDDFKAKLEEVISGTKGPVWIKDYKEFNDHKNVHFVIQMDDKQVKDVTKDGLMERFKLSKQVATSNLVAFDTNGQIRKYEKVEDILEEFYHYRLDMYAQRKKHWLGVYHSDFRKLSEQARFIREIIDGKLVVAKKKKQVLVEELAKRKYEPFPRNKDKNVKKKSTDEDMEGNDDGEEEEADEQTNGYDYLLSMPIWNLTYERLERLQKQIENKKAEHDALLALSEKDLWSKDLDEFVAEWETQMAMDAEIQTNIRRLGRRVSKKIGAGKGRKTKKEDDDYAPGEKKRPGPKAKAAAKVTEKAADRFAAMFEKDKTKPKKEDADSDAFSDNDFAALGGRKNAAKPAAEPTRPRAAATKKKPVYQLSDTDDDDEDFASLGKSTSAPAESAVEDDNSSQSQKSATAKKPAPKKSAPKVEELLSDDDDDFENLGSKKTSSDKAASKSASVEPAPKSKRAAATKKYVIEDESDEDDDFQSAAEMSASPEPKPAKPAANGRNQRAATTTKKSKYVIDDESEESEVEENHIGDIGSLVRGIGAPKSETEKGRLSLFAMNRPDNGRDSTLPKIKTKASRTFDDDSVDDTNYEMLARSSPHKTFNKGDDIDSFLSDDGAPATKGSKAKDSKAAPAAAVAKKARGRPAGAKNKAKDAEAAPAPKAKPKAKAAPKPPTLSPAAKAYAAKKATKRAVSDDEDDDVDMEDPESPPRPAARSRPGRAAATKAKAKPTYVIEDDSEMDVDQSEDPFDMDDSD